The proteins below come from a single Cannabis sativa cultivar Pink pepper isolate KNU-18-1 chromosome 3, ASM2916894v1, whole genome shotgun sequence genomic window:
- the LOC115708849 gene encoding uncharacterized protein LOC115708849 isoform X3 yields MREAKAVDKKGLVEHDICDVRSEDCGLTHNPPPDEKENGNVTSKALEVTQDNLNGNHKGQHTCAPNNSEDSKRRKSQLTRKGSMECELPELVVFFQESSYNFVKDMSMDKKFPCKEKCLVDSCVHESDADRQSKPVEQTMEPLSSFILKASKPTDQEKDHGDDGTKQLGFTNLVTEDLDSSASDGISFRKATKEIIPESQLVVQKVQKSALTIDNNKNKDTSQTSSVTILKEVKSGKSSCGSDLATTSGTEEPPLGAVCHQQLAETGHTTRRHENEISQSFTEQGQSHQKYCNEEPTHPSGRMSHQVSASPSFRSTSHRSNSSTTSSRSFAFPILAAEWHGSPEQMVKPEKRPLKKRQGKCCSILCCKF; encoded by the exons ATGAGGGAAGCTAAGGCAGTTGACAAAAAGGGTCTGGTGGAGCACGATATCTGTGATGTGAGGAGTGAAGATTGTGGACTGACTCATAATCCACCACCAGATGAAAAGGAGAATGGAAATGTAACCAGTAAGGCATTGGAAGTTACTCAAGACAATCTCAATGGGAACCACAAGGGACAGCATACTTGTGCTCCTAACAACTCGGAGGATAGCAAAAGAAGAAAGAGTCAGCTTACAAGAAAAGGTTCTATGGAGTGTGAGTTACCTGAACTGGTTGTTTTCTTTCAAGAGAGCAGTTACAATTTCGTGAAGGACATGAGTATGGACAAGAAATTTCCTTGTAAGGAAAAGTGTTTGGTTGACTCTTGCGTACATGAATCTGATGCTGACAGACAAAGCAAACCAGTTGAACAAACAATGGAACCGCTTTCATCATTCATTTTGAAAGCATCAAAACCTACTGACCAAGAAAAGGATCATGGTGATGATGGAACAAAGCAGCTTGGTTTTACAAACTTGGTGACAGAAGATTTAGATTCTAGTGCAAGTGATGGGATCTCATTTCGTAAAGCAACGAAGGAAATTATACCTGAATCGCAACTTGTGGTTCAAAAG GTTCAAAAGTCAGCTTTGACAATTGACAACAACAAAAACAAGGACACTAGCCAAACAAGCAGTGTCACCATCCTTAAAGAGGTGAAGAGTGGAAAGAGCTCTTGTGGTAGTGATTTAGCCACAACCAGTGGAACAGAGGAGCCACCACTTGGTGCAGTTTGTCATCAGCAGCTTGCTGAAACAGGACACACCACCAGACGCCATGAAAATGAAATCTCACAAAGCTTCACTGAACAAGGTCAATCTCACCAAAAGTACTGCAATGAAGAGCCAACTCATCCTTCAGGCCGCATGTCGCACCAAGTTTCTGCATCACCAAGCTTCCGAAGCACTTCTCATCGCTCAAACAGCAGCACTACTAGTTCACGCTCTTTCGCTTTCCCTAT ATTGGCAGCAGAATGGCATGGAAGCCCAGAACAAATGGTAAAACCTGAAAAGAGACCATTGAAAAAGCGCCAAGGGAAGTGTTGCAGCATTCTCTGCTGTAAATTCTGA
- the LOC115708849 gene encoding uncharacterized protein LOC115708849 isoform X2, whose product MCSQPTISYSPDYKTFKFNAKNEGMREAKAVDKKGLVEHDICDVRSEDCGLTHNPPPDEKENGNVTSKALEVTQDNLNGNHKGQHTCAPNNSEDSKRRKSQLTRKGSMECELPELVVFFQESSYNFVKDMSMDKKFPCKEKCLVDSCVHESDADRQSKPVEQTMEPLSSFILKASKPTDQEKDHGDDGTKQLGFTNLVTEDLDSSASDGISFRKATKEIIPESQLVVQKVQKSALTIDNNKNKDTSQTSSVTILKEVKSGKSSCGSDLATTSGTEEPPLGAVCHQQLAETGHTTRRHENEISQSFTEQGQSHQKYCNEEPTHPSGRMSHQVSASPSFRSTSHRSNSSTTSSRSFAFPILAAEWHGSPEQMVKPEKRPLKKRQGKCCSILCCKF is encoded by the exons ATGTGCAGCCAGCCTACTATTTCTTACAGTCCTGATTACAAAACTTTCAAATTCAATGCCAAAAATGAGGGTATGAGGGAAGCTAAGGCAGTTGACAAAAAGGGTCTGGTGGAGCACGATATCTGTGATGTGAGGAGTGAAGATTGTGGACTGACTCATAATCCACCACCAGATGAAAAGGAGAATGGAAATGTAACCAGTAAGGCATTGGAAGTTACTCAAGACAATCTCAATGGGAACCACAAGGGACAGCATACTTGTGCTCCTAACAACTCGGAGGATAGCAAAAGAAGAAAGAGTCAGCTTACAAGAAAAGGTTCTATGGAGTGTGAGTTACCTGAACTGGTTGTTTTCTTTCAAGAGAGCAGTTACAATTTCGTGAAGGACATGAGTATGGACAAGAAATTTCCTTGTAAGGAAAAGTGTTTGGTTGACTCTTGCGTACATGAATCTGATGCTGACAGACAAAGCAAACCAGTTGAACAAACAATGGAACCGCTTTCATCATTCATTTTGAAAGCATCAAAACCTACTGACCAAGAAAAGGATCATGGTGATGATGGAACAAAGCAGCTTGGTTTTACAAACTTGGTGACAGAAGATTTAGATTCTAGTGCAAGTGATGGGATCTCATTTCGTAAAGCAACGAAGGAAATTATACCTGAATCGCAACTTGTGGTTCAAAAG GTTCAAAAGTCAGCTTTGACAATTGACAACAACAAAAACAAGGACACTAGCCAAACAAGCAGTGTCACCATCCTTAAAGAGGTGAAGAGTGGAAAGAGCTCTTGTGGTAGTGATTTAGCCACAACCAGTGGAACAGAGGAGCCACCACTTGGTGCAGTTTGTCATCAGCAGCTTGCTGAAACAGGACACACCACCAGACGCCATGAAAATGAAATCTCACAAAGCTTCACTGAACAAGGTCAATCTCACCAAAAGTACTGCAATGAAGAGCCAACTCATCCTTCAGGCCGCATGTCGCACCAAGTTTCTGCATCACCAAGCTTCCGAAGCACTTCTCATCGCTCAAACAGCAGCACTACTAGTTCACGCTCTTTCGCTTTCCCTAT ATTGGCAGCAGAATGGCATGGAAGCCCAGAACAAATGGTAAAACCTGAAAAGAGACCATTGAAAAAGCGCCAAGGGAAGTGTTGCAGCATTCTCTGCTGTAAATTCTGA
- the LOC115708849 gene encoding uncharacterized protein LOC115708849 isoform X1: MCSQPTISYSPDYKTFKFNAKNEGMREAKAVDKKGLVEHDICDVRSEDCGLTHNPPPDEKENGNVTSKALEVTQDNLNGNHKGQHTCAPNNSEDSKRRKSQLTRKGSMECELPELVVFFQESSYNFVKDMSMDKKFPCKEKCLVDSCVHESDADRQSKPVEQTMEPLSSFILKASKPTDQEKDHGDDGTKQLGFTNLVTEDLDSSASDGISFRKATKEIIPESQLVVQKVQKSALTIDNNKNKDTSQTSSVTILKEVKSGKSSCGSDLATTSGTEEPPLGAVCHQQLAETGHTTRRHENEISQSFTEQGQSHQKYCNEEPTHPSGRMSHQVSASPSFRSTSHRSNSSTTSSRSFAFPIRLAAEWHGSPEQMVKPEKRPLKKRQGKCCSILCCKF, encoded by the exons ATGTGCAGCCAGCCTACTATTTCTTACAGTCCTGATTACAAAACTTTCAAATTCAATGCCAAAAATGAGGGTATGAGGGAAGCTAAGGCAGTTGACAAAAAGGGTCTGGTGGAGCACGATATCTGTGATGTGAGGAGTGAAGATTGTGGACTGACTCATAATCCACCACCAGATGAAAAGGAGAATGGAAATGTAACCAGTAAGGCATTGGAAGTTACTCAAGACAATCTCAATGGGAACCACAAGGGACAGCATACTTGTGCTCCTAACAACTCGGAGGATAGCAAAAGAAGAAAGAGTCAGCTTACAAGAAAAGGTTCTATGGAGTGTGAGTTACCTGAACTGGTTGTTTTCTTTCAAGAGAGCAGTTACAATTTCGTGAAGGACATGAGTATGGACAAGAAATTTCCTTGTAAGGAAAAGTGTTTGGTTGACTCTTGCGTACATGAATCTGATGCTGACAGACAAAGCAAACCAGTTGAACAAACAATGGAACCGCTTTCATCATTCATTTTGAAAGCATCAAAACCTACTGACCAAGAAAAGGATCATGGTGATGATGGAACAAAGCAGCTTGGTTTTACAAACTTGGTGACAGAAGATTTAGATTCTAGTGCAAGTGATGGGATCTCATTTCGTAAAGCAACGAAGGAAATTATACCTGAATCGCAACTTGTGGTTCAAAAG GTTCAAAAGTCAGCTTTGACAATTGACAACAACAAAAACAAGGACACTAGCCAAACAAGCAGTGTCACCATCCTTAAAGAGGTGAAGAGTGGAAAGAGCTCTTGTGGTAGTGATTTAGCCACAACCAGTGGAACAGAGGAGCCACCACTTGGTGCAGTTTGTCATCAGCAGCTTGCTGAAACAGGACACACCACCAGACGCCATGAAAATGAAATCTCACAAAGCTTCACTGAACAAGGTCAATCTCACCAAAAGTACTGCAATGAAGAGCCAACTCATCCTTCAGGCCGCATGTCGCACCAAGTTTCTGCATCACCAAGCTTCCGAAGCACTTCTCATCGCTCAAACAGCAGCACTACTAGTTCACGCTCTTTCGCTTTCCCTAT CAGATTGGCAGCAGAATGGCATGGAAGCCCAGAACAAATGGTAAAACCTGAAAAGAGACCATTGAAAAAGCGCCAAGGGAAGTGTTGCAGCATTCTCTGCTGTAAATTCTGA